In the Podospora pseudocomata strain CBS 415.72m chromosome 5, whole genome shotgun sequence genome, one interval contains:
- a CDS encoding hypothetical protein (EggNog:ENOG503P4CH), with protein sequence MGKRAPSTRPSETPQDNTAVREQKPTVSHKRRTSSTSQPAKSDTTMDKSVKSNLENKERAYVAASRRMDRSLEDRLKSAHQASEVHFQRTGKRFKITKENVEKGLWYDEIDDLPRHRLAEHTMDYQTRARYQEVDEQFNQVFGSVMPRVQAYPAQFTPAYSPYPPSHMSSMPMQLQMPVYSGVSKPLSQSPSFASQQSFGLDNMQYPYGPHEYTPRQRRTRRSISPASNSSATSREPAASVSPVSMGTSSNPTSPESEIDSSAAEIMASASRHNSFGHFSASNSPMLSQELSFQNFMTAAPNSSPDTLAQAIDPELHGSPTAYFANMSFDDMGSDYTDFVTGYDFREQSHIAGDGPNKETFVASDTSPVASVDNWDDLLNPSEFEDVGTASQGSQGWERQA encoded by the exons ATGGGTAAACGTGCACCATCAACACGACCGTCCGAGACGCCGCAGGACAACACAGCCGTCAGAGAG caaaagccaaccgTTTCCCACAAGAGACgaacctcctcaacatctcaGCCAGCCAAGAGCGACACAACCATGGACAAGTCTGTCAAGTCCAACTTGGAGAACAAGGAAAGAGCCTATGTGGCTGCTTCTCGTCGCATGGACCGAAGTCTCGAGGACCGCCTCAAATCCGCACACCAAGCATCCGAGGTTCACTTTCAGCGCACTGGCAAGCGCTTCAAAATCACCAAAGAAAATGTCGAGAAAGGACTGTGGTATGACGAGATTGATGACCTGCCAAGACACCGTCTGGCCGAACATACAATGGACTACCAAACTCGAGCCCGCTATCAGGAAGTCGACGAACAATTCAACCAAGTCTTTGGGAGTGTAATGCCCCGGGTCCAGGCATACCCAGCTCAGTTCACGCCAGCATACTCGCCGTATCCACCGTCACACATGTCTTCTATGCCAATGCAGCTTCAGATGCCCGTTTACTCGGGTGTGTCCAAGCCACTCTCGCAGTCTCCGTCCTTTGCTTCACAGCAGAGCTTCGGACTCGACAACATGCAGTACCCGTATGGGCCGCATGAGTACACTCCTCGGCAGCGGCGCACCCGTCGCTCAATCAGCCCAGCATCAAACTCGTCAGCAACCAGCCGGGAGCCAGCTGCATCGGTCTCACCGGTCTCGATGGGTACGTCGAGCAACCCTACCTCACCCGAGAGTGAAATCGACAGCAGCGCCGCCGAGATCATGGCCTCTGCCTCGAGGCACAACTCGTTTGGTCACTTCAGCGCATCCAACTCACCTATGCTGTCGCAGGAGTTGTCGTTCCAGAACTTTATGACTGCCGCGCCCAACAGCAGTCCCGACACCTTGGCCCAGGCAATCGATCCTGAGCTTCATGGTTCTCCTACGGCCTACTTTGCCAACATGAGTTTTGATGACATGGGCTCCGATTATACGGATTTCGTCACCGGATATGACTTTCGGGAGCAGTCACACATCGCCGGTGACGGACCAAACAAGGAGACATTTGTCGCTTCTGATACATCGCCCGTTGCTTCGGTGGACAACTGGGACGATCTTCTCAATCCTTCCGAGTTTGAGGACGTCGGTACTGCTTCCCAAGGATCCCAAGGCTGGGAACGCCAAGCGTGA
- a CDS encoding hypothetical protein (COG:G; EggNog:ENOG503NWRX): MGEQQSTSSEQPPPPPPPPQPKSISPYGPARSTVQGAPLTKEEVEKCNDFFKASLYLSLGMIYLRSNPLLTTPLDKSHFKARLLGHFGSAPGQIFTYMHFNRLIKKYDLDAIFISGPGHGAPAVLSQAYLEGTYSEVYPECSEDEEGLRKFFKQFSFPGGIGSHATPETPGSLHEGGELGYSISHAFGAVFDNPDLIAVTMVGDGEAETGPLATSWHSTKFLNPITDGAVLPILHLNGYKINNPTILARISHDELESLFKGYGYQPYFVEGDDVESMHQAMAATLEHCVLEIRKFQQQARTTGKAFRPMWPVVILRSPKGWTGPRKINGGLDYLEGYWRSHQVPLTDVHKNPEQFALLESWMRSYEPERLFIANGGRISSSLRQALCPTGNRRMSANPVANGGMLQKPLRMPDFRDYALGVDHPAETLSASMSNMARFLRDIISLNPNNFRLFGPDETESNKLGTVYEVAQKVWMGEYFPEDLNRGNLATEGRVMEMLSEHTCEGWLEGYLLSGRHGLLNSYEPFIHVIDSMVNQHCKWLEKSLEVSWRHPIPSLNILLTAVVWRQDHNGFTHQDPGFLDVVANKSPEVVRIYLPPDGNCLLSVTDHCLRSRNYVNVIVADKQPHLQFLSMADAIVHCTKGIGIWPGFSSCPAGSAPDVVMASCGDISTQESLAAISLLLDHFPALKIRCVNVVDLFKLISHEEHPHGLTNAEYEAIFTGDKPVVFNFHSYPWLVYRLIHGRKNAGGVVVRGYKEKGNIDTPLELAIRNGTDRFSLAMEVIDRLSEAGGVLEGRGGEARELLRNEQVRCQMRAFEEGVDPVEVTGWVWPSERRGLWSERKH, encoded by the coding sequence ATGGGCGAACAACAAAGCACAAGCTCagaacaaccaccaccaccaccaccaccgccacaacCCAAGTCCATCAGCCCCTATGGTCCCGCCAGGTCAACCGTCCAGGGCGCTCCCCTCACaaaagaggaggttgagaaaTGCAATGACTTCTTCAAGGCGTCACTGTACCTCTCCCTGGGGATGATCTACCTCCGCTCCAACCcgctcctcaccacccccctcgacAAGTCACACTTCAAGGCCCGCTTGCTGGGCCACTTTGGCTCCGCCCCAGGCCAGATCTTCACCTACATGCACTTCAACCGTCTCATCAAGAAGTACGACCTTGACGCGATCTTCATTTCCGGCCCAGGCCACGGTGCGCCTGCTGTTTTGTCACAGGCGTACCTCGAGGGGACGTACAGCGAGGTTTATCCCGAGTGTtcagaagacgaggagggccTCCGCAAGTTCTTCAAGCAGTTCTCTTTTCCCGGCGGGATTGGATCGCATGCCACGCCAGAAACACCGGGTAGTCTGCACGAGGGTGGTGAACTGGGGTACAGCATCAGCCATGCGTTCGGCGCCGTGTTTGACAACCCTGATTTGATTGCTGTGAcgatggtgggggatggcGAGGCGGAGACCGGGCCGTTGGCGACGAGTTGGCACTCGACCAAGTTCCTCAACCCGATTACCGACGGTGCTGTGCTGCCGATTCTGCACCTGAACGGGTACAagatcaacaaccccaccattcTCGCTCGGATCAGCCACGATGAGCTGGAGAGCTTATTCAAGGGGTATGGCTACCAGCCTTACTTTGTCGAGGGCGACGATGTGGAAAGCATGCACcaagccatggccgccacGCTCGAGCACTGCGTGCTCGAGATCAGAAAGTTTCAGCAACAGGCGAGGACGACAGGGAAGGCGTTCAGGCCGATGTGGCCGGTGGTGATTCTGAGAAGTCCAAAGGGTTGGACTGGGCCGAGGAAGATCAATGGCGGGCTGGACTACCTTGAGGGATACTGGCGCTCGCACCAGGTCCCTTTGACGGATGTGCACAAGAACCCGGAGCAGTTCGCCCTGCTGgagagctggatgaggagcTACGAGCCTGAACGGCTATTTATCGCCAACGGGGGCAGgatttcttcctcgcttCGACAGGCGCTCTGTCCCACTGGCAACAGGCGCATGTCGGCCAATCCGGTCGCGAACGGGGGGATGCTTCAGAAACCGTTGAGGATGCCTGATTTTAGGGATTATGCTTTGGGGGTCGACCACCCGGCCGAGACGCTTTCCGCCTCCATGTCGAACATGGCGCGGTTCTTGAGGGATATCATCTCgctcaacccaaacaactTTCGGCTCTTTGGCCCTGACGAGACGGAATCCAACAAGCTCGGCACCGTCTATGAAGTGGCCCAAAAAGTCTGGATGGGGGAGTATTTCCCCGAAGACCTCAACCGGGGCAATCTCGCGACAgaagggagggtgatggagatgttgTCCGAGCACACGTGTGAGGGTTGGCTAGAGGGTTACCTCTTGTCTGGGAGACACGGCCTGCTGAATTCCTACGAGCCGTTCATCCACGTCATTGACAGCATGGTCAACCAGCACTGCAAATGGCTCGAGAAGTCGCTCGAAGTGTCGTGGAGACACCCCATCCCGTCCCTCAACATTCTCCTCACCGCTGTTGTCTGGCGGCAGGACCACAACGGGTTCACGCATCAGGACCCGGGGTTCTTGGACGTGGTGGCGAACAAGAGcccggaggtggtgaggatttACTTGCCGCCTGATGGGAACTGTTTGCTGTCGGTGACGGATCACTGTCTCCGGTCGAGGAACTACGTCAATGTTATTGTGGCCGACAAGCAGCCGCATCTGCAGTTTTTGTCCATGGCTGATGCGATTGTTCATTGCACCAAGGGGATCGGGATCTGGCCTGGTTTCTCGTCCTGCCCGGCTGGCTCGGCACCGGATGTCGTCATGGCTTCCTGCGGCGACATCTCGACTCAGGAatccctcgccgccatctcgctcctccttgaccatTTCCCCGCCCTCAAGATCCGCTGCGTCAACGTCGTCGACCTCTTCAAACTGATCAGCCATGAGGAACACCCCCACGGTTTGACCAACGCCGAGTACGAGGCGATTTTCACGGGGGACAAACCGGTGGTGTTCAATTTTCATAGCTATCCTTGGTTGGTCTACCGGCTGATTCACGGACGGAAGAATgcagggggggtggtggtgaggggttacaaggagaaggggaacaTCGACACGCCGTTGGAGTTGGCGATCAGGAATGGGACCGATAGGTTTTCTTTGGCGATGGAGGTTATTGATCGGTTGAGCGAGgctgggggggtgttggaggggaggggaggcgaggcgagggagttgttgaggaaCGAGCAGGTGAGGTGTCAGATGAGGgcttttgaggagggggttgatccGGTGGAGGTGACGGGGTGGGTGTGGCCTAGCGAGAGGCGAGGGCTCTGGAGTGAGCGGAAGCATTGA
- the gap1 gene encoding RasGAP protein (EggNog:ENOG503NU3K; COG:T), translating to MSVMLQTPSRASTASSSSFQPISRQNTMSSYDGSRSARQSKRYSMSALYMSMSANESDLVIEDELAKAQKTLRDLKAKISSQSKKNFVLEKDVRYLDSRIALLIQNRMALEEQNEVASHLEDAAEMQEGVFPNDDKTQRYGNLLFLLQSEPRHIAHLCRLVSMSEIDSLLQTVMFTIYGNQYESREEHLLLTMFQSVLTYQFDNTPEYSSLLRANTPVSRMMTTYTRRGPGQSFLKAVLADRINGLIELKDLDLEINPLKVYERMIEQIEEDTGSLPASLPKGITAEQAAENPQVQAIIEPRLTMLTEIANGFLTTIIDGLEEAPYGIRWICKQIRSLTKRKYPDANDQVICTLIGGFFFLRFINPAIVTPKSYMLIDGTPADRPRRTLTYIAKMLQNLANKPSYAKEPYMAKLQPFVLQNKDRINKFMLDLCEVQDFYESLEMDNYVALSKKDLELSITLNEIYAMHSLIDKHKGEICKDANSHLSIIVNELGPAPPQVPRKENRVINLPLFSRWETAIDDLTAALDITQEEVFFMEAKSIFVQILRTIPAGSSVAKRPLRLERIADAAATSKNDAVMVRKGIRAMELLSQLQELKVVDKSDGFMLLRDEVEQELQHLGSLKEGVDLETKKLEEVYKTIRDHNSYLVGQLETYKNYLHNVRSQSEGTRRKQQKQQVLGPYKFTHQQLEKEGVIQKSNVPDNRRANIYFNFTSPLPGTFVISLHYKGRNRGLLELDLKLDDLLEMQKDNQDDLDLEYVQFNVPKVLALLNKRFARKKGW from the exons ATGTCTGTCATGTTACAGACACCTTCCAGAgcttccaccgcctcctcctcctccttccagccCATATCCCGCCAGAACACAATGTCCTCCTACGACGGCTCGCGGTCTGCCCGCCAGTCCAAGCGGTACTCCATGTCCGCCCTGTACATGTCCATGTCAGCAAACGAGTCGGACCTCGTGATTGAAGATGAACTTGCCAAAG CGCAAAAGACATTGCGAGACCTGAAGGCCAAGATCTCGTCGCAGTCAAAGAAGAACTTTGTGCTCGAAAAAGATGTTCGGTACCTCGACTCGCGCATCGCCCTGCTGATTCAGAATCGcatggcgttggaggag CAAAACGAAGTCGCTAGCCACCTCGAAGATGCCGCCGAAATGCAGGAGGGAGTCTTCcccaacgacgacaagaCCCAGAGATACGGAAACCTGCTGTTCCTCCTGCAGTCCGAACCCAGACACATTGCGCACCTCTGTCGACTCGTCTCCATGTCCGAGATCGACTCTCTGCTGCAGACAGTCATGTTCACCATCTACGGAAACCAGTACGAAAGTCGCGAAGAGCACCTGCTGCTAACCATGTTTCAG TCTGTCCTCACGTATCAGTTCGACAACACGCCCGAGTACTCGTCGCTCTTGCGCGCCAACACCCCTGTTTCACGAATGATGACGACTTACACCAGAAGAGGTCCCGGCCAGAGCTTTCTCAAGGCAGTGCTTGCTGACAGGATCAATGGCCTGATTGAGTTGAAGGACTTGGATTTGGAAATTAACCCGCTCAAGGTTTACGAACGCATGATTGAACAGATTGAAGAAGATACGGGCAGTCTTCCGGCTTCGCTGCCAAAGGGCATCACGGCCGAACAGGCCGCCGAGAACCCCCAGGTTCAAGCCATCATCGAGCCGCGCCTGACCATGTTGACCGAGATCGCCAACGGATTCTtgaccaccatcatcgacgGCCTCGAGGAAGCGCCCTACGGAATCCGCTGGATCTGCAAGCAGATTCGCAGCTTGACCAAGAGAAAATACCCAGACGCCAACGACCAGGTCATTTGCACCTTGATTGgtggcttcttctttttgcgcttcatcaaccccgccatcgtCACGCCCAAGTCGTACATGCTGATCGACGGCACCCCGGCCGACCGCCCCAGGAGGACGCTCACTTACATCGCCAAGATGCTGCAAAACCTGGCCAACAAGCCATCGTACGCAAAGGAACCCTACATGGCCAAGTTGCAGCCGTTTGTCCTGCAAAACAAGGACCGGATCAACAAGTTTATGCTGGACCTGTGCGAAGTGCAAGACTTCTACGAGAGCCTCGAGATGGATAATTATGTCGCCTTGTCCAAGAAAGACCTGGAGCTGTCGATTACCCTGAACGAGATCTACGCCATGCACTCGCTGATTGACAAGCACAAGGGGGAGATTTGCAAGGACGCGAATTCTCACTTGTCCATCATCGTGAACGAGCTGGGCCCCGCGCCGCCGCAGGtgccgaggaaggagaacAGGGTGATCAACCTGCCGCTGTTCAGCAGGTGGGAGACGGCGATTGATGACCTGACGGCCGCGTTGGACATCACTCAAGAGGAGGTGTTTTTCATGGAGGCCAAGTCGATCTTTGTGCAGATTTTGAGGACGATCCCGGCCGGATCCTCGGTGGCTAAGAGGCCGTTGAGGCTGGAGAGGATTGCGGATGCGGCAGCAACGAGCAAGAACGATGCGGTCATGGTGCGTAAGGGCATCAGGGCGATGGAGCTGTTGAGTCAGCTGCAGGAGCtgaaggtggtggacaagAGCGACGGGTTCATGCTGTTACGCGATGAAGTCGAACAGGAGCTGCAGCATCTGGGGAGCCTgaaggagggtgttgatctcgaaaccaagaagctggaggaggtgtacAAGACGATTAGGGATCACAACTCGTACCTCGTCGGCCAGCTCGAAACATACAAGAACTACCTGCACAACGTCAGGAGTCAGAGCGAAGGCACGAGACGAAaacagcagaagcagcaggttCTCGGACCCTACAAGTTCACACACCAACAGCTCGAAAAGGAGGGTGTCATCCAGAAGAGCAACGTTCCGGACAATAGGAGGGCGAACATTTACTTTAACTTTACGAGCCCGCTGCCAGGAACCTTTGTCATCTCGCTTCACTACAAGGGGCGGAATAGAGGTCTGCTGGAGCTTGATTTGAAGCTGGATGACTTGCTGGAGATGCAAAAGGATAACCAGGACGATTTGGATCTCGAGTATGTCCAGTTTAATGTGCCAaaggtgctggccttgttgaacaagaggtttgcgaggaagaaggggtggtAG
- a CDS encoding hypothetical protein (EggNog:ENOG503NZH2), which translates to MELISLSFLTFATLLLGVAIMAFFRRKDASALEPISKMLSSTAFIGSQTGGESVINYSYTDLPWTLMMWDVYYFFHYLWAIFYVVWPVTPTDSAELSELSFTYGNVLSLAVHLVLVVLQLAFVVALPFMIILPVWTAVGSIAGFMGVNKLLCVILNGRGGQVEYHSDPEYAEARKEHEGEVWIFINGVAAGMLYPAKLAVQVSYPVAGPDATKDVRVCYRIIKEKLYDPQNTKVVFILHSQGGIQGSLIIDWLLQELPQDILSKLEVYTFGNAANHFNNPHRHVRSQRAALRNPLAAKTDSTLEENDGTITNVTDDTAPNANAKANLTPEQQEEKIPSLTSLASSTCSARPSQLSDRAIGHIEHYAHTTDFVALWGVLHFTTSTLDSPTMPRFIGRVFARSSPRGGHQFVQHYLDGMFPLQRDANGKLLRDSDGKLVGCVEEGDNEFMESEVIIGNDEGADIEGDLEGEQVQIHSVSPTILRKRATFRREGVVKMRVRELSRLWQYRDGGSPEERKGRRNGEVRKGVTI; encoded by the exons ATGGAGTTGATCTCCCTTTCGTTTCTCACCTTTGCTACTCTTCTCCTGGGCGTCGCCATCATGGCCTTCTTCCGGCGCAAAGATGCGTCGGCTCTGGAGCCCATCAGCAAGATGCTATCATCGACGGCGTTTATCGGCTCGCAGACGGGAGGAGAGTCGGTCATCAATTATTCCTACACGGATCTCCCGTGGACGTTGATGATGTGGGATGTTTATTATTTCTTTCATTATCTCTGGGCCATATTCTATGTTGTTTGGCCTGTGACGCCAACCGACTCGGCCGAGCTGTCTGAGCTGTCTTTTACTTATGGCAACGTGCTAAGTTTGGCGGTCCATTTGGTCCTGGTCGTTTTACAGCTGGCCTTCGTTGTTGCGTTGCCGTTTATGATCATCTTGCCAGTGTGGACGGCGGTAGGGTCGATTGCTGGCTTCATGGGGGTCAACAAACTGCTGTGTGTGATATTGAATGGCAGAGGAGGCCAGGTCGAGTATCACAGTGATCCAGAATATGCCGAGGCGAGAAAGGAGCATGAGGGAGAGGTGTGGATATTTATcaatggtgttgctgctgg AATGCTGTATCCAGCGAAACTGGCAGTGCAAGTGTCATATCCCGTTGCCGGCCCGG ATGCCACTAAAGACGTCCGAGTCTGCTACCGCATCATCAAAGAAAAGCTCTACGATcctcaaaacaccaaagtcgtcttcatcctccactCTCAGGGTGGAATCCAGGGCAGCCTGATTATCGACTGGCTGCTTCAAGAACTTCCTCAAGACATTCTCTCTAAGCTGGAAGTCTACACTTTCGGTAACGCAGCCAAccacttcaacaacccccaccgTCACGTCCGGTCCCAGAGAGCCGCCCTGAGAAACCCCCTGGCTGCCAAGACAGATTCCACTCTGGAGGAGAATGACGGGACAATCACCAACGTCACCGACGACACAGCCCCAAATGCCAATGCCAAAGCCAATCTCACTCCCGAAcaacaagaggaaaagatCCCCTCTTTGACCTCCCTTGCCTCCTCAACATGCTCCGCCCGCCCATCCCAGCTCTCGGACCGCGCCATCGGCCACATCGAGCACTACGCCCATACAACCGACTTTGTCGCCTTATGGGGCGTCCTCcacttcaccacctccacactCGACTCACCCACTATGCCCAGGTTCATAGGAAGAGTCTTTGCCCGGTCTAGCCCCCGCGGCGGTCACCAGTTTGTGCAGCACTATCTCGATGGGATGTTCCCCCTCCAGCGCGACGCCAACGGGAAGCTCCTACGCGACAGCGACGGGAAATTGGTTGGGTGTGTAGAAGAAGGGGATAATGAGTTCATGGAGAGTGAGGTCATCATTGGGAATGACGAGGGGGCTGATATTGAGGGGGATCTGGAGGGGGAACAGGTGCAGATTCATAGTGTCAGTCCTACGatcttgaggaagagggcaaCGTTtaggcgggagggggtggtgaagatgagggtCAGGGAGTTGAGTCGATTGTGGCAGTACAGAGATGGTGGGAGTCCGGAGGAGCgtaaggggaggaggaatggggaggtgaggaaagGGGTTACGATCTGA
- a CDS encoding hypothetical protein (EggNog:ENOG503NZQX; COG:S), protein MPPKTVIAFDLYGTVLSTASISSSLSSVLSLPAEKAGELAGLWRRYQLEYTWRCNSMGRYTDFETITRSSLKHVIPEITAAQTDTVMASYNNLSVFPEVPDALATMAENGRLVEGYVFSNGTEQMMGASVNRSSDLWSFGAVFKGLVSVEGVRRYKPDAGVYEYLVGQVGRTEKKGVWLVSGNPFDVLGAKAAGLRACWVDREGGGWRDQLGEGLGVEGPDLVVRGVDEGVEGILERIRLGGEGGEV, encoded by the coding sequence ATGCCCCCCAAAACCGTCATCGCCTTCGACCTCTACGGCAccgtcctctccaccgcgtccatttcttcctctctctcgtcAGTGTTATCCCTCCCGGCAGAAAAAGCAGGGGAGCTGGCTGGGTTGTGGCGGCGGTATCAACTGGAGTACACCTGGCGGTGTAATTCGATGGGGAGGTACACCGACTTCGAGACCATCAcccgctcctccctcaaacaCGTCATCCCTGAGATCACGGCTGCCCAGACCGACACTGTCATGGCAAGTTACAATAACCTGTCGGTGTTTCCTGAGGTTCCGGACGCGCTGGCGACGATGGCGGAGAATGGGAGGCTTGTTGAGGGGTATGTCTTTTCCAACGGGACAGAGCAAATGATGGGTGCGAGCGTAAATAGGAGTTCGGATTTGTGGAGTTTTGGGGCGGTGTTTAAGGGGTTGGTTAgcgtggagggggtgaggaggtataAGCCTGATGCAGGGGTTTATGAGTATCTGGTTGGGCAGGTTGGGCGGAcagagaaaaagggggtttggttggtgagTGGGAATCCGTTTGATGTGCTTGGGGCGAAGGCTGCGGGGTTGAGGGCTTGTTGGGTTGAtcgggagggtggggggtggagggatcagcttggggaagggttgggggtggaggggccgGATTTGGTTGTtaggggggttgatgagggggttgaggggatTTTGGAACGGATCAGAttagggggggaggggggcgaagTGTGA
- the NOP9 gene encoding Nucleolar protein 9 (BUSCO:EOG09261BPJ; COG:A; EggNog:ENOG503NV20): MGKNRKSKRQLIRDEKRAKKRGHENAEEEVRDAKRQRRTDGDEEHNADFIPLDGGNGDIPGFVFDTVGDKRRAHKHEGGEVEAEINGHGGDGGGGGGPGSFEREFFGMLAEEEQEYFRHADELLELNDFPSEEEKIIFLANVYKEAKGKELKLASSQSCSRLMERLILLSNTKQKKSMFDAFSGHFISLVTHRFASHCCEKLFLQSAPVVTQELAGEVPEEVPVEGQEEEELTENQKMSMEDLFLLTLDEFEEHLSFLLSDRYGSHALRVLLLVLAGRPLNQAGVKSLLQGKSKEYVTVEGAAANASELISQTRTVPSSFTAAIQKIIVDSTANLDGAALRVLAKHPTGNPTLQLLLDLELSMAPKGKKKAKKGEEEEKQEEPVKETLLEKLVPGAPASFAEETSPACEFVNSMVYDPIGSRLLETLITHCPGKVFKGLHAHIFGPRIQSFLRNDIASYPAIKVLNRLSKEDLADAVEKSLPEFGALLEKGRLNVVKTYFERCHVRNATPQLDQLLQALTKACNNNWKHIVPKLCPLEEENEEDKSKEKKFQPAEVKNKTALLSHGCQIVSTLLSIPGNPAKAMQTSLLALPADKILRMATLNAHTAGVVTKALSTPPQLPHFHKLFVAAMLPNIIDMALTHHGNPIVCSIITMASKGDKDVPVVPFHLKENVMAKLEQRESQLRESWLGRNVWRSWKGDLWSNRRHDWVRWAKETNPEELRLAAAAGGVKTLEKQEEALKKRTEALQEEAFPEEMEEDQPEESEPVKVKKEKKEKKKKEKKEKKEKKEKKEKKEKKEKKEKKEKKEKKPKVEEDAMEIDG, from the coding sequence ATGGGCAAAAACAGAAAGTCCAAGCGCCAATTGATTCGTGACGAAAAACGCGCCAAGAAGCGCGGCCACGAGAACGCCGAAGAGGAAGTCCGCGATGCGAAACGCCAGCGCCGCACCGACGGTGACGAAGAGCACAACGCCGATTTCATCcccctcgacggcggcaaTGGAGATATCCCCGGATTCGTGTTTGATACCGTCGGAGACAAGCGCAGGGCTCATAAAcatgaagggggagaggtagaGGCAGAGATCAACGGCCAtggcggtgacggtggcggtggcggtggtccGGGAAGCTTCGAAAGGGAATTCTTTGGCATgctcgccgaggaggagcaggaatATTTCCGACACGCTGACGAATTACTCGAGTTGAACGATTTCCCatccgaggaggagaagatcatcttcttggcgaATGTCTacaaggaggccaagggcaaggagtTGAAGCTGGCCAGCTCGCAGTCTTGCTCGAGGctgatggagaggttgattcTGCTGTCGAATacgaagcagaagaagagcatGTTTGATGCGTTTTCGGGGCACTTCATCAGTCTGGTCACGCACAGATTTGCGAGCCATTGCTGTGAGAAGCTGTTTTTGCAGAGCgcgccggtggtgacgcAGGAGTTGGCTGGGGAGGTGCCAGAGGaggtgccggtggagggtcaggaagaggaggagttgacCGAGAACCAGAAGATGAGCATGGAGGATCTGTTTCTGTTGACACTggatgagtttgaggagCACCTTTCGTTCTTGCTGTCGGATCGATATGGGTCGCACGCCCTGCGTGTGCTGCTATTGGTTCTGGCCGGGAGACCTCTGAATCAGGCTGGTGTCAAGTCATTGCTGCAGGGCAAAAGCAAGGAGTATGTTACAGTCGAAGGTGCTGCGGCTAACGCGAGCGAGCTCATTTCACAGACAAGGACTGTTCCGTCCTCATTTACTGCCGCTATCCAGAAGATTATCGTCGATTCGACAGCAAACCTGGATGGAGCCGCCCTGAGAGTCCTGGCCAAGCACCCTACTGGAAATCCGACTTTGCAACTTTTGTTGGACTTGGAGCTCTCCATGGCGCcaaagggcaagaagaaggcgaagaagggcgaagaggaggagaagcaggaagAGCCAGTCAAGGAGACACTACTCGAGAAGCTTGTGCCCGGCGCGCCGGCATCGTTTGCCGAGGAGACCTCGCCGGCATGCGAATTCGTCAACAGCATGGTCTACGACCCAATCGGATCCAGACTTCTCGAGACGCTCATCACCCACTGCCCAGGCAAAGTCTTCAAGGGCCTGCACGCTCACATCTTTGGACCACGGATCCAGAGTTTCCTCAGAAACGACATTGCCTCGTACccagccatcaaggttctcaacCGTCTCAGCAAGGAAGATTTGGCCGATGCTGTTGAGAAGTCCCTCCCCGAGTTCGGGGCTCTTCTTGAAAAGGGGCGCCTCAATGTGGTCAAGACGTATTTTGAGCGCTGCCATGTTCGTAACGCGACTCCACAACTCGACCAGCTTCTTCAAGCGCTGACCAAGGCCTGCAACAACAACTGGAAGCACATCGTACCCAAGCTGTGCCCTCTTGAGGAAGAGAACGAGGAGGACAAGTCCAAAGAGAAGAAGTTTCAGCCTGCCGAGGTCAAGAACAAGACTGCTCTCCTGTCGCATGGTTGCCAGATCGTCAGCACTCTGCTTTCCATCCCAGGGAACCCTGCCAAGGCGATGCAAACCTCTCTCTTGGCACTCCCAGCTGACAAGATTCTGCGCATGGCAACCTTGAATGCTCACACTGCCGGCGTCGTCACCAAGGCTCTCAGCACGCCACCTCAGCTCCCTCACTTCCACAAGTTGTTTGTCGCCGCCATGCTGCCCAACATCATCGATATGGCCCTGACTCATCACGGCAACCCCATCGTCtgctccatcatcacaatgGCCTCCAAGGGTGACAAGGACGTGCCGGTGGTGCCTTTCCACCTGAAGGAGAATGTTATGGCTAAGCTCGAGCAGCGTGAGTCACAGCTGAGGGAGAGCTGGCTGGGGCGAAATGTGTGGAGGTCGTGGAAGGGTGATCTGTGGTCTAATCGCCGGCATGATTGGGTGAGGTGGGCAAAGGAGACGAATCCGGAGGAGTTGcggctggctgctgctgctgggggcgTCAAGACtctggagaagcaggaggaggcgctCAAGAAGAGGACTGAAGCGCTACAAGAGGAGGCTTTCCCTGAGGAAATGGAAGAGGACCAACCAGAAGAGTCGGAGCCGGTGAAGGtgaaaaaggagaagaaagaaaagaagaagaaggaaaagaaggagaagaaggaaaagaaggagaagaaggaaaagaaggagaagaaggaaaagaaggagaagaaggaaaagaaggagaagaagccaaaagTAGAGGAGGACGCGATGGAGATTGATGGTTGA